The Cucurbita pepo subsp. pepo cultivar mu-cu-16 chromosome LG05, ASM280686v2, whole genome shotgun sequence nucleotide sequence GGGATAAGAAGCTGTGTAAGTTTATTATGGGATAACTGTGAAAGTAATTGGAAAATGGATGTGTATGTTTATTTAGGTGAGTCACCACCCGACTCTGATAGCGTGCCATTGCGAAGGGAGAGGGTGGAAGTTTTGGGGAGATAGCAACCTTCAGTCCAAATTCTGGGGAAGGTCAATTCAGTTGGACCCTGTTGGAGTTCTCACACTTGAGTTTGATGATGGTGAAATCTTCCAGTGGAGCaaggtaaaaagaaaaacaagatagATTATGTAacactttccctttcgggcttcccctcaagatttttaaaacgcgtgtgctagggagaggtttccacgcccttataaaaaaatgtttcgttctcctccccaaccgatgtgggatctcacaatccactccccttcaggacctagtgtcctcactgacactcgttcccttctccaatcgatgtgggacccctcaatccaccctcttgttggcacaccagcTCGTgttcacccccttcagggctcagcctccactgtccactgctagcaaatattgtcctctttggatcttccctttcaggctttccctcaaaagtttttaaaacgcgtgtgcgagggagaggtttcctcacccttataaaaaatgtttcgttctcctccccaaccgatatgggatctcacaatccaccccccttcgggatcTAGCTTCCTCAtcgacactcgttcccttctccaattgatgtgggacccctcaatccactcccttgttGGCCAACTTGTGTCTatccccttcagggctcagcctcctcgctggcacatcacacaatgtctggctttgataccatttgtaacgacccaagctcaccgctagcagatattgtcctctttgggctttctcttttgggcttcccctcaaaatttttaaaatgcgtctgctagggagaagtttccacacccttgtaaaaaatgttttgttctcctctccaaccgatgtgggatctcacagactGGAGGCTTGGCATTCCGATCAGCATGTGTTCTATTTCATAAGTTTCTAGATTTCTTCGAATTTATGTGGTTAGTGAGTGTATCATAAATCTCATTTTATGGTTGCTTTTAGGTAACAACAAGTATCTATAATCTCATCCTTGGGAAAGTATATTGTGATCACCATGGAACCATGCATATACGTGGCAATAGGGACTATTCGTGCAACCTCAAGTTCAAAGAGCAATCTTTTCTCGACCGAAATCCTCATCAGGTTCATACTCGTTCATCTGTATCGGAGTTTATCCTGTTTTCCTTTAACAGAACTAATTCAAATCAATTCTGCATCTACATCTGTATAGGTTCATGGATATGTTGAACANTTTTATCCTGTTTTCCTTTAACAGAACTAATTCAAATCTATTCTGCATCTACATCTGTATAGGTTCATGGATATGTTGAACATGTTTCTGGGAAAAAAGTTGCCACGTTGTTTGGGAAGTGGGACGATAGCATGTATTATGTAAATGGTCACGAGAATGTAAATTCAAAGAGTTGTGATGGTGGTACTTTGTTATGGAAAAGCAGTGAACCGCCGCATGATCCGACTCGATACAACTTGACTTCATTTTCGATCACTTTGAATGAGCTGACACCGGGGCTCAAGGTTGAAATCAGTCTCTTACCATATACCCTTCTTTGATTATCTCTAATTGTGATGTATAGCTTTGTCTGATATTGGATTTTGATCATGGATTAAGGAGATGCTCCCTCCCACGGATTCCAGACTCCGACCAGACCAACGACATCTAGAAAACGGGGAGTACGATAAGGCCAATGCCGAGAAGCTACGGTTGGAACAAAGGCAAAGAATTGTACGTCGAGCTCTTCTTTTTGCAtgcttttttaaatttcaacctGCATGATTCATTGTCGTTCGTGTATTTTAGTCGAGGAAGTTACAAGAGAACGGGTGGAAGCCAAGATGGTTCGAGAGAGAAGGGGAAGATGGACCCTTTAGGTATGCTGGAGGATATTGGGAAGCAAGGAACGCAAGCAAATGGGATGATTGCCCAGACATATTTGGGGAATTGAATCATTAGGAGGATTCTGGATATTAATGATATGTGTATTGTTGTACGGccattctttttcatattttgaagGTATAATGTTTGGGGGAGAGGGGTTGGGTCGTCCATTGATTAGCTCTGTTGTAATCTCTTCCAAATgcaaaatgcaaaaaaaaaggGACAATAATTGATCTACCAAATCTTGCTTCCCAAGTTAGATCCACACCATTTGAccaaaactttcaaatatgTCTCACATCTCACCTGGGGgctacaattttttaaagcaTAACAACCCTCCAGAtatgaagatttgaaattaTCGATCTTGATCGAAGGAGTATCTATCAATTACCTTTGAACTATGTCGAAGGTATAGTATTGTTGATCATGGTTGTCACCAATCAATgcaaattaattagtttagtTTTGTATGTCAAGCCTTATAGAACGGAAATTCAACCTAATGAAAGCTGGCGTAAGACTATCATTAAGATACGTTGACTATTATCAAATACTTTTCAACTTAAagcatagttttaaaacgctatgttggagaagggaacgaaacattttttataagagtgtggaaacttctctctgtCGAGGAAGACCAGggaaggaaagtccaaaagaaGACAGACAAACACTAGGTGATGTTCCAAAGCTCTGAAGCAAAGATTCTGAGCCTCGAACGACTTTTGAAATTAGTACTCGTAAAATCTTTATATAAGTTGCTATAGCtcaaaaaaactaaaattttcttcCCCCACTTCAGATATTATATTAGAGagtttgagagaaaaaaaagaaaaaaaatgaaacaccCAAACTGTTGATATTATATTAGAGAACTTCAAAACGGATTCTCACTTTTCCTTGGCCTTTTGGTACATCAAAAACCTTACAAACTTTACATTATTAGNGGAAATTCAACCTAATGAAAGCTGGTGTAAGACTATCATTAAGATACGTTGACTATTATCAAATATTCTAACGACTTTTCAACTTAAagcatagttttaaaacgccatgttggagaagggaacgaaacattctttataagagtgtggaaacttctcctagTCGAGGAAGACCagaaagaaaagtccaaaaaaaaacaatagctAATGGTGGGCGAGACAAACACTAGGTGATGTTCCAAAGCTCTGAAGCAAAGATTATGAGCCTCTAGTACTCGTAAAATCTTTATATAAGTTGCTATAGctcaaaaaactaaatttttctTCCCCCACTTCAGATATTATATTAGAGAGattgtgagaaaaaaaaaatgaaacaccCAAACTGTTGATATTATATTAGAGAACTTCAAAACGGATTCTCAGTTTTCCTTCGCCTTTTGGTACATCAAAAACCTTACAAACTTTACATTATTAGAAAGCAAAGGCCTTCGTAGCTTTTGTCCTTAACAAAAAGCCCACACATAAACAAACAGAAAGTGATAATATATACATGCATGGCTATGCATGGGAAGATGGCCCATAGTCCTCCAATTCAACCCCCTGCTCAGCCAACCTCTTGTCCTTGTACACATACCACTttgcacaaaacaaaaacaccaCCAAATTCAACANCATGCATGGCTATGCATGGGAAGATGGCCCATAGTCCTCCAGTTCAACACCCTGCTCAGCCAACCTCTTGTCCTTGTACACATACCACTttgcacaaaacaaaaacaccaCCAAATTCAACACACTCAAAATTGCCAATAGCCAATAGAAATCATAGAGCTTCCCTGCATTAAGGTTGTCTGGAATCCATGGCTTCCCATTTTCTGTCACTTTTCCCACAATTGTAACCAGCAATGAGCTGAAGAAAAACCCTAAAGAAAGTGTGCTCAAGAACAGCCCTGTGCTCATTGTCTTCATCCCTTTAGGACACTCCCTTAGGAAGAAATCCAATTGCCCCATGTACGTGAATGCCTCACCTACaaacatcaacaaaattcaaCCTTTTAACATCAAAGCTAAAAACTTTAAGCAAGGGCTGCCAATTGCTCCCTTCTTCACTCACCTGATCCCACTATTAAAAATTGCGGCGACAACCAAAACACACTCAATGGCACCTCCGCCAGCGGCTTGTCCACCAATCCATGTGCCTCCACCACCCTCAGTCGCTTTATCTCCGTCAGCGCCGCGGCGATCATGGCAATTATGGATAGAACCAAGCCGACCCCGACACGCTGCAGCGGAGAGAGACCTTGTGGGTTCTTCAAAACCCTCGACGCTAATGGGACGATGAATCGGTCGTAGATCGGGACCGTCAAGAGGATGCTGGCGACGAAGAAGGCAGTGAGGGAGGCTGCTGGAATTTCGAAGGATTTTCCGACGTGTCGGTTCATGGTGGTGGCTTGTGACACTGAAAACGTGGTCATTTGGGCATAGACTGTCCAGAAAATAATGGTGGTTGCCCAAATTGGTAACATTCGAAGAACTAATTTAACTTCCTCAATGTCAGTTAGGGTTGATAACGTCCACTTGTTCACTACATTGCCAACAATTTCTTCGTCCTTGATCGCCGCCTTATCCAAAAACCTGccccaaaaaacaaaacatccGATTATCTTGGAAATTTAGCTCAAATTGGAACTTGGGTTGGATCaaagtttgaaacttttttcaAACCCAtgagacaaaaataaaaatttgaattaaaaatgggAAATTCAAAgcagaaatttgaattaaaaacttttttcatttcttaattttgattctttttcacAACTTGCAGACtcaatcaatttaataatataataataatattattatagaaaatattttttgtcaTAAGCTTGTCTGCTTCAATTATTTTGGGTAATATATGGTTGGAAAATGTATTGGAAATGGACTAAACTATGTAATAATTGTCACTTCCATAATGTTTAGAAGTAAAatgatttgaatatttttatcatattATACCAACTATATTGACTATATTACTAATATTGATTGTAGCATTAAACTTTATTCAATGGTTAAAATACGTAGAAAAACCAACCTGAATTGCTTGGAGCGAGGAagcttctgcttcttcttcccaGATCCATCTACAGCGTCTTCGATTTGGAACAACAACGACGAATCCGATGGCAAATCCagcttcctcttcttccatgCGGCGACGAACACGGCGGCGATCTGTGTCAACGGGCTACCGACCAATTTCTTGAACCGGTAGCGTCGAGTCCCCATCAGGAAGATAGCCAAGCCTAACACAATGGCACAAGCACATATCCCATATCCCCATTGCCTGCCCCAGTTGTCTTGAATGTAAACAAGGACTGTCACAGCTGCAAGTGACCCAAGGCttatcaagaagaagaaccagTTGAAGAAGTTGGACATCTTTATTCTCTCCTCTTTGTCTGTTTCGATAAATTGATCGGAACCAAACCCCGATACGCTCGATTTTAGGCCGCCGGTGCCGAGCGCCGTTAAGTATAATGCTGTGTGGAGAATTGCTAGCTGCTTGCTGTCAGCTGGAATGCATGGGGTGGTTGATAACGCCGGCGAACATTTTGGTGGTCGGAGACTTGGAATTATGGTGGAAATTGTCAAGAGAGTTACACCCTAAtgcaataaaattttgatttaagcTTATTTAATTTaccactaattaattaaataattctcaAGTAATTAATGATCGATATAATCTTACCATTGCTTGAACCGTTGCGAAAATTGAAATCGTCAGATAcctttaagaaaaaaaaaaaatagatcaaacccattagaattaaataaacaaaataaaataaaatttattaaaattttataaatgttgAATGAATAAGCACAAAAATATGGtagaaaaaatcaattttttttgagaAACATCGATTACCGGCCGAGGAAAGTGTCGGCGACAAAGCCACCGAAGAGACAGAGCATGAAGGAGGTTCCGAGGAAGTTGGTGACATCGTTGGCGGCGGCAGCATTGCCCAGATGCATTGTGTCGGTCATATATGTGACCAAGTTGACTGCGATCCCGAGCGTCGTCATCCTCTCCACTGCCTCCGGGCCTAGAATCATGGCAGCGGCGACCCAGCCACCGGTTTTGGCTTTGACGGCAGGCTTGCCGGTGTAGTCCCATGCATCTGGGACAGTTTTATCTTGATCAATTTGGGGGAGGACGCTCATGGTGAGGGTTTTGAGGTGAAGAAATACAAGTATGGGAATGGTATGTGGCGCAGTGGATGAAGATTCTGCAAGGGCCCTGCTGGGATTTTATAGTGCCACCTTCATATGCCTTCCCATTCAATACCCAAATATTCAATCATATTCAattgtatttgaatttttcaagttttctatttttgttgatttttatgttttaatgataattttgaGGGCTTTGTGTGGGGATTATACTTTAAATGGGTTGTTTATTCCAATGAACCCAAATATGAAAATCACATCAAATTTGAAGGACAGCTTTGTGAAATGGATTTTGGATAACAATGTCGTTTCACTTAATTAAACACAAACCCATTACTTTATTTGGGTTTCACCTCTATTTTATATCAAAgttttgtataaatttttgtgggatCAAAACCTATCCTTCCTagataatgttttaaaatcgtgagactgatacCGTAAGGCTCTTACAAGcagtatcaaagctagacactgaacagtgtgctagcgagaacgttgATCCTTAAGgaatagattgtgagatctcacatcaattctCAATAactaagcattttttttaaaggggtagaaacctctcactagttcatttaaacatattatcaaattcatttttctattCCTACCTGACAATTATTGAGTTT carries:
- the LOC111796151 gene encoding protein NRT1/ PTR FAMILY 6.3-like; translated protein: MSVLPQIDQDKTVPDAWDYTGKPAVKAKTGGWVAAAMILGPEAVERMTTLGIAVNLVTYMTDTMHLGNAAAANDVTNFLGTSFMLCLFGGFVADTFLGRYLTISIFATVQAMGVTLLTISTIIPSLRPPKCSPALSTTPCIPADSKQLAILHTALYLTALGTGGLKSSVSGFGSDQFIETDKEERIKMSNFFNWFFFLISLGSLAAVTVLVYIQDNWGRQWGYGICACAIVLGLAIFLMGTRRYRFKKLVGSPLTQIAAVFVAAWKKRKLDLPSDSSLLFQIEDAVDGSGKKKQKLPRSKQFRFLDKAAIKDEEIVGNVVNKWTLSTLTDIEEVKLVLRMLPIWATTIIFWTVYAQMTTFSVSQATTMNRHVGKSFEIPAASLTAFFVASILLTVPIYDRFIVPLASRVLKNPQGLSPLQRVGVGLVLSIIAMIAAALTEIKRLRVVEAHGLVDKPLAEVPLSVFWLSPQFLIVGSGEAFTYMGQLDFFLRECPKGMKTMSTGLFLSTLSLGFFFSSLLVTIVGKVTENGKPWIPDNLNAGKLYDFYWLLAILSVLNLVVFLFCAKWYVYKDKRLAEQGVELEDYGPSSHA